A genomic region of Homalodisca vitripennis isolate AUS2020 chromosome 5, UT_GWSS_2.1, whole genome shotgun sequence contains the following coding sequences:
- the LOC124363351 gene encoding LOW QUALITY PROTEIN: hexamerin-like (The sequence of the model RefSeq protein was modified relative to this genomic sequence to represent the inferred CDS: deleted 1 base in 1 codon), translating into MKVTALLLCALGLTYANPVDPKLGEKQQNLLQLFVNAPQPNYNQQQQQLGNSFDLYNVNNFNNDYAVKQFQYAYKQGLLPRGQVFNYNNPNHLQQAIQLFDVFYFAKDYNTFYQAACWARDRVNEGQFVYALSVAIVKRQDTQGVVLPPQSEVYPQLYINTRAIQQAQYYKQQGQKQVYVQSNNTNNYYYYQQQKQQQQQQQDQQPFQYQEQYQNYQYYEQQYQNQYDYEGRVAYFTEDVNLNQQYAYQQIYYPAWFNSQKYGQKTQYQNGEAFYYYLQQVLLATTLRDTPTTCPPCNPSSSTRNIQPGYNPQLQYHNGHAVPARPNNVDYKNANAFYYQQLQNLDRRFADAVDSRQVKNENGGKQALNSDNGVEVLGNLVQANEYSANNFYYAAYNGLYGYFDVFRKFVGSIVEPYYQYQSAPGAVETNSAALRDPVFYQFIARVVYYFQAFKNQLTPYKQEQLEYPGVQVQSVNVDKLVTYLDEAEVELYNAITYQQGEQAETYQYKARQPQLNYKPFNYNIQLTSDKDSDAVVRVFFGPQYDVQGRPFNLEQARQYFVEVDRFVTNLRNGQNQIQRNSKQSSP; encoded by the exons ATGAAGGTAACAGCCCTGCTTCTGTGTGCCTTGGGGCTCACTTACGCCAACCCAG TTGACCCCAAGTTGGGGGAGAAGCAGCAGAACCTGTTGCAGCTGTTTGTGAATGCTCCACAGCCCAACTACAATCAGCAGCAACAGCAACTCGGCAACAGCTTCGACCTCTACAACGTCAACAACTTCAAT AATGATTACGCCGTAAAGCAGTTCCAGTACGCATACAAGCAGGGTCTGCTGCCCCGTGGACAAGTCTTCAACTACAACAACCCCAACCATCTGCAACAGGCCATCCAACTGTTTGATGTCTTCTACTTCGCCAAGGACTACAACACCTTCTACCAG GCCGCTTGCTGGGCTCGAGACCGCGTCAACGAGGGTCAGTTTGTCTACGCTCTGAGTGTCGCCATTGTAAAGCGTCAAGACACCCAGGGCGTAGTCTTGCCTCCCCAGTCCGAGGTCTACCCCCAGCTGTACATCAACACCAGGGCTATCCAGCAGGCACAGTACTACAAGCAGCAAG GTCAGAAGCAGGTTTATGTCCAGTCAAACAACACcaacaactactactactaccagCAGCAGAAGCAGCAGCAACAACAACAGCAGGACCAACAGCCCTTCCAGTACCAAGAGCAGTACCAGAACTACCAGTACTACGAACAGCAGTACCAGAACCAGTACGACTACGAGGGCCGCGTCGCTTACTTTACTGAGGATGTCAACTTGAACCAGCAGTATGCCTACCAGCAGATCTACTACCCTGCCTGGTTCAACAGCCAGAAGTACGGACAGAAGACACAGTACCAGAATGGCGAGGCTTTCTACTACTACCTGCAGCAGGTCCTG CTCGCTACAACCTTGAGAGATACGCCAACAACTTGCCCACCGTGCAACCCTTCCAGTTCTACCAGAAACATCCAG CCCGGATACAACCCACAACTCCAGTACCACAACGGTCACGCTGTGCCAGCTCGCCCCAACAACGTTGATTACAAGAACGCCAACGCTTTCTACTACCAGCAGCTGCAGAACCTGGACAGGCGCTTTGCTGACGCCGTTGACAGTCGCCAGGTCAAGAAc GAAAATGGAGGCAAGCAGGCTCTGAACTCTGACAATGGAGTTGAGGTTTTGGGCAACTTAGTGCAAGCTAACGAATACTCTGCCAACAACTTCTACTATGCCGCCTACAACGGTCTCTACGGATACTTTGATGTCTTCAGGAAATTTGTTGGAAGCATCGTTGAACCCTACTACCAGTACCAG TCTGCTCCCGGAGCAGTCGAGACAAACTCTGCTGCCCTGAGGGATCCCGTCTTCTACCAGTTTATCGCTCGTGTCGTCTACTACTTCCAAGCTTTCAAGAACCAACTCACACCCTACAAGCAGGAGCAGCTCGAGTACCCCGGAGTCCAGGTCCAGTCTGTGAATGTGGACAAGCTAGTGACTTACCTGGATGAGGCTGAGGTAGAGCTGTACAATGCTATTACCTACCAGCAGGGTGAACAGGCCGAGACCTACCAGTACAAGGCCCGTCAGCCACAACTCAACTACAAGCCCTTCAACTACAACATCCAGCTGACCAGCGACAAGGACAGTGACGCTGTTGTGCGAGTCTTCTTCGGCCCTCAGTACGATGTACAGGGCCGTCCCTTCAACCTGGAACAGGCTAGGCAGTACTTTGTTGAGGTCGACCGTTTTGTTACCAATC TGAGGAACGGTCAGAACCAAATCCAACGCAACTCTAAGCagtcctccccc